CATGAGGATCATGCTGATCCCCTGATCAACCAATTACATCGAGCAATAAAATATGCCGTTAAATTTCTCGCCATTCTTATGGTGTTGGTCATATTCTGGACCATTGCGGATGTCGTCTATGTACTTTATGAAAGGCTAATGGAGACGCCATTCCTATTGCTTGATATGGAAGATATCCTCGAGACTTTTGGGGCCTTTCTCGCCGTTCTTATTGCCATTGAAATTTTCACTAATATCCGACTCTACCTGGGTACAAATGTGATACCGGTGCAATTGGTATTGGCTACAGCCTTAATGGCTGTAGCTCGGAAGGTTATTGTGCTCGACTTAAAATTTGTTAATGCGGAGCAAATAGTCGGTATTGCCCTGGTGACTATCGCCCTGGGAGTTTCCTACTGGCTGGTGAGGGAAAAAAGTAATAAACCTGGTTAGTACTTGTGATTTTTTGTCCTTGATAATGCTCACTTTATGATTTTATTTTTTGTATTTATACAGTTGACCAAAATAGAATCATATCGTTAACTGCATTAATAGCTACTTACAATAGTTAGCCCGAACTAAGAGAGCCGGGCATTTGGCTGAGTGCCAAATCCACGATAAACCTTATTAATGAATAGGTCTTTCTGCTTCAACCGAACGAGGTGGTTGCAGGTTGTTACTGCGAAAGGTAACTGTACTAATCCTTGCTTCTGGCCAATGGGAACTAGTGCCATTAGTGGGTTTCGTTTATAGCTTTTGGTACTTTTTCCTGTTCTATTTCTGGCGATGGCCTTTGCCAGGTATTCACCTTGCTGAGAGGCGAGGTAGCCCAGTTTGGCCTCACCAATATCGGCAATATCTCCGAGTGCATACAAGCTTGGTTCGTCAGTAACTTGAAGTCTGTTATCGACTTTCACAAATCCCTGCTGATTAAGGATATGCGCTAAGTGCGGTTTTAGGTAATCATTGTTGGGCAGCGCACCAATTGCTTCAAAAACCAGGTCTGCATCGCTGGCTTGGCCATTGTTGAGATTTATATAGCGGCCATTCTGATTTTGGTAGCGGCTGTTAAACTGAATTTCTACACCTAAATTCACTAATTGTTTCTGGGCTTTGATCTGTGCTTTAGGCTTGAAGTTGTCCAATAAGACCTCTTTATTGTGTGCCAGAATTACTTGAGTTCTCGGCATAGCGTGTGCGACCTCTCCCGCCAATTCGACTCCAACGACTCCTCCTCCTATCACCATGACTTTCCTTGCTTGTTTCAGTCGCCGGTGCTCGTCCAACAGTTCTTGGTTCCGGGATTGAATATCCATTGCTGAAAGGGATTTGGCTAACGGCATGCTCGGATATCGGGTGCCAGAGGCGAGTATGGCGCTGTTGAAATGTAACTCTGTTCCATCTGCCAAACGCGCTGATTTCGCAGACATTTCAATTACATCTCCCTGAATGAAGCGGCCATAGAAAAAGTCTCTATAGTACTTGCGCGCTTGATTCCCGGTGCTGGATGGATCGGTTACATTGCGCAAGGTGGCAAAAGTGACTTCGAAATAATCTTTTTTGTCTACCAGAATGGTATGGACGCCATTTCTTTCCAGTACTTGCGCGACAGACACACCGGCGAAACCACCGCCTACTATCAATACTTCCGCTTTAATTACCATATTTTTCAACCATTAGAGGGTGTACAGGTCATTTGAATCCATTTTATGGTGTAGCGAATATGCTGTGAATGTGTGATTATGAGACTCTGATGTGCATATTTGCACATCAGAGTATGGGGGACTTTAGGTAAATAATGGATAAATGGACTGAGTTAAGGACCGCTTACAAGCTGGCCAAGCTAGGCACTCTGAGTGCAACGGCCCAAGAGATTGATATTCATAGGTCCACCGTGATGCGCCATATTAATGTACTGGAGGAGAGCCTTGGGGTTGTACTATTTCAGCGCAATGACAAAGGCTATATTCCAACGGAGGCGGGGCTGGATGTTATGCGACTGGGGGAGGTGACGGACAGCCATTTTTCCCAGTTGTCCTCGCGGTTACAAAGCAAAGAACAGAATTTGCAAGGCAAGCTCACCATCACCTCTGTCGGCGAGATGGTAGACCTGTTGATGCCGCTCATTAGACAGTACCAGACCCAGCACCCAGGTATGCTTGTCAATTTAATCGGGGACCTACGCAATTTTAACCTAGAGTACGGTGAAGCTGATATTGCAATTCGTGTCGGTGAGAAACCAACGACACCTGATAATATCGTGCTGCCATTTTTCACTACAGAATTCGTTTTCTATGCACACAAATCCTATGTTGAAGAGTATGGGCTTCCCGATAAAAGTAATCTTCAAGAGCACAGGTTTCTGGCTTTAGGTGATCGTCCGTTACACTTTGACTGGAATGAATGGGTTTATAATCATATCCACGATCAAAATATTGTCCTGACTACTTCCAGTCAGCAAATTCTTAACCAGGCAATGCTTTCTGGTTGTGGCATTGGCGCCATGCCGAGAATTCTGGCTAAAAAATTTGAAGACATTATTGAGATTCCTACGCCTGAAAGCTGGCAAATCTCAACTTGGATACTTGTTCATCGCGATATGTTTAATATGCCAAAAATCCGTGAGTTTCTTAGCATCTTAAAGCTCTGGCAAAAATGAACAATGCCAAGTGCCAGCCCAGAGAAAATCATAACAGCGGCTATAAACTTTTCGGGACCAATCGATTCTCCAGTTAATAACCAACTAAAAAAGAGTCCAAAAACGGGGCAGAGTAAACCTAAAGGTGCAACAGTAGACAGCGGGTACTTAATGATTAACCGGTTCCAGAACCAGTATCCCAGCAGGGTGGTTGGGTAGGCCTGAAACAATATGGAGAAAATCAACTTTCCACTAAGGTTGTTTTGTATTTCATAAAATACATCCGCACCACTTTGAATATAGGTAGCAGCGAACAGTGGTAACGGTGCAAATAATAGCCCCCAGACAATAAAGCTAAATACGTGCTGTGTGCCACTGGCCTTTACTATGAGCCCACTGATGCTCCAGCTGGTAGCCGCTATTAAGATAAGTGCAATACTGATTAGGGGTACAGTGCCATCTTCAACCATCAAACTTAATAACAGCCCTCCCAAGGCAAGTAGAGCCCCAAGAGCTTTCTGCGGGATAATTTTTTCTTTCAGGAATACCCAGCCAAATAGTAAGCTAATCGCAACATTTACTTGCAAAAGAAGTGAGGCCATACCCGCAGAGAGTCCGCTAGAAATTGCCCAGGTGGCCATCCCCCAAACCCCACAGCCAAAAGTCAGGCTGTAGGCCAGAACGTACTTCCAGCTGGCTGTCGGTCTGGAAACAAAAAGCACTGCCGGAAAGGCTGCCAAAGAAAAGCGTAAAGCCACCAGAAGGAGTGGGTCCAGATCTTCCGTTCCCATCTGAATAACGATGAAGTTGAAACCCCACATTGCCATTAGTAGCACACCAAGTAATAAATCCGAGTACCGCATCAGCCCCTCCAATTTGTCTCGGGGCTAACTATCCAAGAAATGAAAAAAGGTATACAGATGCAATTTTTGTATAAAATAGGTATACAGTTTGGGCGGAGACGGAATCGGGGAGGGGATAGGTGCGATATAAAGAGCTTGCCGAACGCTGTATAGAGGATATTCAGTCAGGGAGAATACCGAGCGGTCATAAACTACCGTCCCTCAGGCGGTTCGCTGCACAAAACGAAGTGAGCCTGACAACAGCCCAAAGCACCTACTACTTGCTGGAGGAGCTGGGCTGGGCGAAGGTTCGACCGCAATCTGGATTCTTTGCCTCAGTTCCTCCCAGCAGTAACCCGCCTCCCATAATGCCCGCATTCACCTGCCGAACAACAGATCCAGTAAATCACGATTGCTATTTCCGTGGGTTGGGAACAGGGCCATTGGGTGTTGCGTCTTTATCTCCAGAGCTATTGCCGTTAGATTCCCTGGAGCGCAGTATGCGGCGGGCAACCCGAGAGGCTGGCGCCAGGATGCATGGCTATCCGGTTTCCTCTGGGGAGCCGCTTTTGCGCAGTGCGCTTAGCGCACACTTTGCCAGCTATGATTTGCATTTCTCTGCCAATGAATTAGTAGTGACGAATGGTTGTATGGATGCCGTCCGCACGGCGATTGCCATTACGACTAAGCCCGGTGAAGCGGTTGCGATCAGTTCTCCTTGTTACAACGGTCTTCTTAATCTGTTGGCTTTGATGGGGCGAAAAGTTGTTGAGATACCGACTGTTGAAAACGGCTTAGACCTTGCACAGCTAGAGCGCTATATGCAGCAGGGATTGGTCCAAGCGGGTCTTTTTAGTAGCAGTCATATGAATCCTACGGGCGTGTCCCTGAGCTCGGAGCAGAAAGAGAACCTGGCCGCACTGGCTGGTAAATATCGGGTTCCAATTGTCGAGGATGA
This DNA window, taken from Microbulbifer sp. MKSA007, encodes the following:
- a CDS encoding phosphate-starvation-inducible PsiE family protein; translated protein: MKYDEIHEDHADPLINQLHRAIKYAVKFLAILMVLVIFWTIADVVYVLYERLMETPFLLLDMEDILETFGAFLAVLIAIEIFTNIRLYLGTNVIPVQLVLATALMAVARKVIVLDLKFVNAEQIVGIALVTIALGVSYWLVREKSNKPG
- a CDS encoding FAD-dependent oxidoreductase is translated as MVIKAEVLIVGGGFAGVSVAQVLERNGVHTILVDKKDYFEVTFATLRNVTDPSSTGNQARKYYRDFFYGRFIQGDVIEMSAKSARLADGTELHFNSAILASGTRYPSMPLAKSLSAMDIQSRNQELLDEHRRLKQARKVMVIGGGVVGVELAGEVAHAMPRTQVILAHNKEVLLDNFKPKAQIKAQKQLVNLGVEIQFNSRYQNQNGRYINLNNGQASDADLVFEAIGALPNNDYLKPHLAHILNQQGFVKVDNRLQVTDEPSLYALGDIADIGEAKLGYLASQQGEYLAKAIARNRTGKSTKSYKRNPLMALVPIGQKQGLVQLPFAVTTCNHLVRLKQKDLFINKVYRGFGTQPNARLS
- a CDS encoding LysR family transcriptional regulator; the encoded protein is MDKWTELRTAYKLAKLGTLSATAQEIDIHRSTVMRHINVLEESLGVVLFQRNDKGYIPTEAGLDVMRLGEVTDSHFSQLSSRLQSKEQNLQGKLTITSVGEMVDLLMPLIRQYQTQHPGMLVNLIGDLRNFNLEYGEADIAIRVGEKPTTPDNIVLPFFTTEFVFYAHKSYVEEYGLPDKSNLQEHRFLALGDRPLHFDWNEWVYNHIHDQNIVLTTSSQQILNQAMLSGCGIGAMPRILAKKFEDIIEIPTPESWQISTWILVHRDMFNMPKIREFLSILKLWQK
- a CDS encoding EamA family transporter; protein product: MRYSDLLLGVLLMAMWGFNFIVIQMGTEDLDPLLLVALRFSLAAFPAVLFVSRPTASWKYVLAYSLTFGCGVWGMATWAISSGLSAGMASLLLQVNVAISLLFGWVFLKEKIIPQKALGALLALGGLLLSLMVEDGTVPLISIALILIAATSWSISGLIVKASGTQHVFSFIVWGLLFAPLPLFAATYIQSGADVFYEIQNNLSGKLIFSILFQAYPTTLLGYWFWNRLIIKYPLSTVAPLGLLCPVFGLFFSWLLTGESIGPEKFIAAVMIFSGLALGIVHFCQSFKMLRNSRIFGILNISR
- a CDS encoding PLP-dependent aminotransferase family protein; the encoded protein is MRYKELAERCIEDIQSGRIPSGHKLPSLRRFAAQNEVSLTTAQSTYYLLEELGWAKVRPQSGFFASVPPSSNPPPIMPAFTCRTTDPVNHDCYFRGLGTGPLGVASLSPELLPLDSLERSMRRATREAGARMHGYPVSSGEPLLRSALSAHFASYDLHFSANELVVTNGCMDAVRTAIAITTKPGEAVAISSPCYNGLLNLLALMGRKVVEIPTVENGLDLAQLERYMQQGLVQAGLFSSSHMNPTGVSLSSEQKENLAALAGKYRVPIVEDDVYLELGFQRSLPMPVRYWDRSGYVLWCGSISKTLSAGYRLGWCLPGRYRKQYERYRFTESFGVNLPVQLAVADFIGTTQYSRHVQGLKQKLAFQVASYRNYLSSNLPDESRISDPHGGMVIWLQIPGLDSRSLCRMASEENIALLGGADFSTLDLYGDCVRVNCGWPLEGKDRGKAEAGFQLERFIELTHLCR